Proteins encoded within one genomic window of Panacibacter microcysteis:
- a CDS encoding response regulator — protein sequence MKILVVDDETDIQTLFQLKFRKEIKNHEMEFAFAFSGEEALNYLNHHMHEAVLILSDINMPGMSGLELLRVIKKDYENPPPKVMMVTAYGDEENYNHAMEYGADDFLTKPLDFNLLKEKLKHIN from the coding sequence ATGAAAATTCTGGTTGTTGACGACGAAACAGATATACAAACGCTCTTCCAGCTAAAATTCAGGAAAGAAATAAAAAATCATGAGATGGAGTTTGCCTTTGCTTTCTCCGGCGAAGAGGCATTGAATTATCTCAACCACCACATGCATGAAGCTGTGTTGATATTATCTGATATTAATATGCCCGGCATGAGCGGGCTGGAATTGCTGAGGGTTATAAAGAAAGATTATGAAAACCCGCCGCCCAAAGTAATGATGGTTACCGCGTATGGCGATGAAGAAAATTACAACCATGCCATGGAGTATGGCGCCGATGATTTTTTGACCAAACCGCTCGATTTTAATCTGTTAAAAGAAAAACTTAAACATATCAACTAA
- a CDS encoding response regulator, producing the protein MAKILVVDDETDLEALIKQKFRKQIRENRYQFLFAVNGGDALDKLAEHKDIDVVLSDINMPIMDGLTLLSKLHEVSPLIKAVIVSAYGDMDNIRTAMNRGAFDFVTKPVNFEDLEITMNKTIDYVNQLHKTMQAIKENNILRMYVDETVLKFMNKQEFESSLMVNDTIEATVAFLDICSFTAITETEPADAVVKLLNKYFDVMVKEIIAQGGHIDKFIGDAIMAVFRGDFHLDRAIEACLTVRSSIEKLPAETDGISFRPDVAIGIHSGELISGNIGSATLRRLDYTVIGDVVNTAERLQSVAKAGQLLIAQSSYEKVKESFNCKPLGEVSLKNKNVPVAIYEVMD; encoded by the coding sequence ATGGCGAAAATATTGGTGGTAGATGACGAGACAGACCTGGAAGCGCTGATCAAGCAAAAATTCAGGAAGCAGATCAGGGAAAACCGCTACCAGTTCCTGTTTGCAGTAAATGGTGGCGATGCACTGGATAAACTGGCCGAGCATAAAGACATAGATGTGGTGCTCAGTGATATTAACATGCCCATTATGGACGGCCTTACCTTGTTATCTAAACTGCATGAAGTAAGCCCGCTTATAAAAGCAGTCATCGTATCAGCTTATGGAGACATGGACAACATTCGTACTGCCATGAACCGCGGTGCATTCGATTTTGTAACCAAGCCGGTTAATTTCGAAGACCTCGAGATAACCATGAATAAAACCATTGATTATGTAAACCAGTTGCACAAAACCATGCAGGCTATCAAGGAAAATAACATCCTGCGTATGTATGTAGATGAAACGGTACTCAAGTTTATGAACAAGCAGGAGTTCGAGTCATCCCTCATGGTAAATGATACCATAGAAGCAACGGTTGCATTCCTGGATATCTGCAGCTTTACCGCCATTACAGAAACAGAACCCGCTGATGCAGTGGTTAAACTGCTCAATAAATATTTTGACGTAATGGTAAAAGAGATCATTGCGCAGGGCGGCCATATCGATAAGTTTATTGGCGATGCGATCATGGCTGTTTTCCGTGGAGATTTTCATCTCGATCGTGCTATTGAAGCATGCCTTACAGTAAGGTCATCTATAGAGAAATTACCGGCAGAAACAGACGGCATCAGCTTCAGGCCAGACGTAGCCATTGGTATACACAGCGGCGAACTCATCTCCGGCAATATTGGTTCGGCAACACTGCGCCGCCTCGATTATACCGTAATCGGCGATGTGGTAAATACAGCAGAACGCCTGCAGAGCGTTGCAAAAGCAGGCCAGTTGCTGATTGCCCAATCTTCTTACGAGAAGGTAAAAGAGTCATTCAACTGCAAGCCTTTGGGGGAGGTAAGTTTAAAAAATAAGAACGTACCAGTTGCCATATACGAAGTAATGGATTAG
- a CDS encoding acyl-CoA carboxylase subunit beta, with protein MNIEFNRNEDWMKILWSDARQKLDAIKLGGGKKSIEKQHEKNKLTARERVTYLCDKNRPVIEIGAFAGYEMYEEQGGCPSGGTVAVVAYVSGKQCVVVANDQTVKAGAWFPIACKKNLRMQEIAMENHLPVIYLVDSAGVFLPMQDEIFPDKEHFGRIFRNNARMSAMGITQIAAVMGACVAGGAYLPIMSDETLMVQGNGSIFLAGPYLVKAAIGEDIDAETLGGAVTHTEISGIADYKFDTEEECLDEIKKIMAKTGEPQNAGFNRVAASLPLKNTEELYGIMHVNNGKPYDITDIIERIVDNSDFDQFKKDYGKTIVCGYARIDGWAVGIVANQRLIVKSKKGEMQMGGVIYNDSADKAARFILNCNQKKIPLVFLQDVTGFMVGSRSEHAGIIKDGAKLVNAVANSVVPKITIIIGNSFGAGNYAMCGKAYDPRFIYAWPSAKIAVMGGEQAAKTLMQIQLAGKTVSESEQTTLLQHIKTKYEKQTAVYYAAARLWVDNIIDPASTRTHIAEAISAANHNPSMSDFKTGVFQV; from the coding sequence ATGAATATAGAATTCAACAGGAATGAAGACTGGATGAAAATTTTGTGGAGTGATGCACGCCAGAAGCTGGATGCGATAAAACTTGGCGGCGGAAAAAAATCCATAGAAAAACAACACGAAAAAAATAAGCTTACTGCCCGGGAAAGGGTTACCTACCTCTGCGATAAGAACAGACCTGTTATTGAAATTGGTGCATTTGCAGGCTATGAAATGTATGAAGAGCAAGGCGGTTGCCCATCGGGTGGAACGGTTGCCGTTGTTGCATATGTAAGCGGCAAACAATGCGTAGTAGTGGCCAATGACCAGACTGTAAAGGCAGGCGCGTGGTTTCCCATTGCATGCAAAAAGAACCTGCGTATGCAGGAAATTGCCATGGAGAATCATTTACCTGTAATTTACCTTGTAGACAGTGCCGGTGTCTTTTTGCCTATGCAGGATGAAATATTCCCTGATAAAGAACATTTTGGCCGCATCTTTCGCAACAATGCACGCATGAGTGCTATGGGCATTACACAGATTGCCGCTGTAATGGGTGCGTGTGTTGCAGGTGGTGCGTACCTGCCCATTATGAGTGATGAAACGCTGATGGTGCAGGGTAATGGCAGCATCTTTCTTGCCGGTCCTTACCTGGTAAAAGCTGCCATTGGTGAAGACATTGACGCAGAAACCCTTGGCGGTGCGGTAACACATACAGAGATCAGCGGGATTGCAGATTATAAATTTGATACTGAAGAGGAGTGCCTGGACGAAATCAAAAAAATAATGGCCAAAACAGGTGAGCCGCAAAATGCGGGTTTTAACCGCGTGGCAGCCAGCCTGCCACTGAAAAATACCGAAGAACTATATGGTATTATGCATGTAAACAATGGCAAGCCCTACGATATCACAGACATTATAGAACGTATTGTAGACAATTCTGATTTTGACCAGTTTAAAAAAGATTATGGCAAAACCATTGTCTGCGGCTACGCACGCATAGACGGGTGGGCCGTAGGTATAGTGGCCAACCAGCGCCTGATAGTAAAAAGTAAAAAAGGTGAAATGCAGATGGGTGGCGTTATCTACAATGATAGTGCTGATAAAGCAGCACGATTTATTTTGAATTGCAACCAGAAAAAAATTCCACTGGTCTTTTTACAGGATGTAACCGGCTTTATGGTAGGCAGCCGTAGTGAGCATGCAGGAATTATAAAAGATGGCGCGAAGCTGGTAAATGCGGTAGCCAACAGCGTTGTGCCAAAAATTACAATCATAATTGGCAACAGTTTTGGCGCCGGCAATTATGCAATGTGCGGTAAGGCGTATGACCCAAGGTTTATTTACGCATGGCCGTCGGCAAAGATTGCCGTAATGGGTGGCGAACAGGCCGCGAAAACATTGATGCAAATACAACTTGCCGGTAAAACCGTGAGTGAAAGTGAACAGACAACTTTATTGCAGCACATTAAAACGAAATACGAAAAACAAACGGCCGTATACTACGCTGCGGCAAGGCTATGGGTAGATAATATTATTGACCCTGCCTCTACACGTACACATATTGCTGAAGCCATCAGCGCTGCTAACCATAACCCTTCTATGAGTGATTTTAAGACCGGCGTTTTCCAGGTATAA
- a CDS encoding nuclear transport factor 2 family protein — protein MSSNTALIKAFYEAFRTKDYKTMQACYADNATFRDPVFKDLNSEQVKAMWQMLLTKATDLHIEYANISANEHNGSAEWTAKYTFSGTGNKVINHIKASFVFGDGKILQHTDTFNFRTWAGQALGTKGKLLGWTSFLHNKVSAQARKNLERFMRH, from the coding sequence ATGTCTTCAAACACAGCACTGATCAAAGCATTTTACGAGGCTTTTCGAACTAAAGACTACAAAACCATGCAGGCTTGTTATGCAGATAATGCCACCTTCAGGGATCCGGTTTTTAAAGACTTAAATTCAGAACAAGTTAAAGCAATGTGGCAGATGTTGCTAACAAAAGCTACGGATTTACATATCGAATATGCAAACATTTCTGCAAACGAGCATAACGGAAGTGCCGAATGGACAGCTAAATACACGTTTTCAGGTACCGGAAATAAAGTAATCAATCATATTAAAGCATCATTTGTTTTTGGTGATGGAAAAATCCTTCAACATACAGATACATTTAATTTTCGTACCTGGGCAGGCCAGGCTTTGGGAACAAAAGGAAAGCTGCTTGGCTGGACATCTTTTTTGCACAACAAAGTTTCTGCGCAGGCCCGGAAAAACCTCGAGCGTTTTATGCGGCATTAG
- a CDS encoding 3-oxoacyl-ACP synthase III family protein, with the protein MTRTKIAGIGMYVPENIVTNDDLAAIIDTSDEWIKERTGINERRYVTRYKESSATMGTKAAAQAIENAGLTPQDIDFVIFATLSPDYYFPGCGVLLQRALQMREIGALDVRNQCSGFVYGLSIADQFIKTGMYKNILLVGAEAHSLGLNFSDEGRNVSVIFGDGAGAVVLRPATNPGQGILSTHLHSNGADAEMLAMINPGFHSGLYNNNRRPPVPGKPYGGMFVTPDQVANHDFYPTMDGQAVFKKAIEKFPEVVNEALTANGYTVNDLDLLIPHQANLRISQFVQKKLQLRGNQVFNNIQQYGNTTAASIPIALYEAYQAGRITEGNLICFAAFGSGYTWASGLIRW; encoded by the coding sequence ATGACCCGAACAAAGATTGCCGGTATAGGCATGTATGTACCGGAGAATATTGTAACGAACGACGATCTTGCTGCCATAATAGATACTAGCGATGAATGGATCAAAGAACGCACCGGCATCAATGAACGCAGATACGTAACACGTTACAAAGAGTCGAGCGCCACCATGGGTACAAAGGCCGCGGCTCAGGCAATAGAAAATGCCGGACTTACGCCACAGGATATTGATTTCGTCATTTTTGCCACGCTTAGCCCCGACTATTATTTCCCGGGCTGCGGTGTATTGCTGCAGCGCGCTTTACAAATGAGGGAGATAGGCGCACTGGATGTACGCAACCAATGCAGCGGTTTTGTTTATGGCCTTAGTATTGCCGACCAGTTTATTAAAACGGGTATGTATAAAAATATCCTGCTCGTTGGTGCAGAAGCGCATTCACTCGGCTTGAATTTTAGTGATGAAGGCAGAAATGTATCTGTGATTTTTGGAGATGGTGCAGGTGCGGTTGTACTGCGGCCTGCAACCAATCCCGGGCAGGGAATTCTCAGCACGCATTTGCACAGCAATGGGGCAGATGCAGAAATGCTCGCCATGATCAATCCCGGTTTTCACAGCGGGCTGTACAACAATAACCGAAGGCCGCCCGTGCCGGGTAAACCATATGGCGGCATGTTTGTAACGCCCGACCAGGTGGCAAACCACGATTTCTATCCCACCATGGATGGACAGGCAGTGTTCAAAAAAGCCATTGAAAAATTCCCCGAGGTAGTAAACGAAGCACTTACCGCAAATGGCTACACCGTCAATGATCTCGATTTGCTCATACCACACCAGGCAAACCTGCGCATCAGCCAGTTTGTACAAAAAAAACTACAGCTTCGGGGCAACCAGGTATTCAATAATATTCAGCAGTACGGAAACACCACCGCAGCATCCATTCCTATTGCCTTATACGAGGCATACCAGGCCGGCCGTATTACCGAAGGCAATCTCATCTGTTTTGCAGCTTTTGGAAGTGGCTACACATGGGCCAGCGGGTTAATAAGGTGGTAG
- a CDS encoding CAP domain-containing protein produces the protein MNTSLFSKISGTALLVLFAVTATFPACAQRRVASSVTSQTSTVDIKALQHDILALVNKHRASLGLKALQMNEVASAEATRHSADMAKGKVGFGHGGFSQRMQSLNKQLGGLRATAENVAYGKIGAAEVMDMWLESSGHRKNIEGNFSMMGIGIAQSRDGYLYFTQIFMLK, from the coding sequence ATGAATACCAGCTTATTTTCAAAAATTTCCGGCACAGCATTATTGGTTTTATTTGCTGTTACAGCAACTTTTCCTGCATGTGCGCAAAGACGCGTGGCATCATCTGTTACCAGCCAAACTTCAACTGTTGATATAAAAGCGCTGCAACACGATATTCTTGCGCTTGTCAATAAACACCGTGCATCACTTGGTTTAAAAGCCCTGCAGATGAATGAAGTTGCCAGTGCGGAAGCTACCAGGCATAGTGCAGATATGGCTAAAGGAAAAGTGGGTTTTGGTCATGGGGGCTTTAGCCAGCGTATGCAGTCGCTGAATAAACAACTTGGCGGTTTACGCGCCACAGCAGAAAATGTGGCTTATGGAAAAATAGGCGCAGCAGAAGTAATGGACATGTGGCTGGAAAGCAGCGGCCACCGTAAAAATATAGAAGGCAACTTTTCCATGATGGGTATTGGCATTGCCCAAAGCAGGGATGGCTATTTATATTTTACACAGATATTCATGCTTAAATAA
- a CDS encoding GNAT family N-acetyltransferase, producing the protein MIEIIPYSDEYAAVFKVMNLAWLDHYNLTESHDLLILNNPRKTILESGGAIFLAKAGDEIVGSAAIINEGEGVFELAKMTVTAPFQGKGISKMLLEKCIETARLLHATKLILFSNSQLTTAIALYRKYGFTHVSVTDAPFLTADIKMELSL; encoded by the coding sequence ATGATAGAAATTATACCTTACTCAGATGAATATGCGGCAGTATTCAAAGTGATGAACCTTGCATGGCTCGATCATTATAATCTTACCGAGTCTCATGACCTGCTTATTCTGAACAATCCACGTAAAACAATTCTCGAAAGTGGCGGTGCCATTTTCCTGGCAAAAGCCGGAGATGAAATCGTTGGCAGTGCTGCCATTATCAACGAAGGCGAAGGTGTATTCGAACTGGCTAAAATGACGGTGACTGCACCATTCCAGGGCAAAGGCATCAGTAAAATGTTATTGGAAAAATGTATTGAGACAGCCAGGCTGCTGCATGCTACCAAACTCATCCTGTTTTCCAACAGTCAGCTAACAACCGCAATAGCATTGTATAGGAAATATGGCTTTACGCATGTATCTGTTACCGATGCGCCTTTCCTTACGGCAGATATAAAAATGGAGCTATCTTTATAG
- a CDS encoding ABC transporter ATP-binding protein produces the protein MGNTIISVKNLVKKYGDFTAVNGISFDVEEGEIFGLLGPNGAGKSTTLEIIETLREKTSGEVIVDGFNLDTQPNDIKKIIGVQLQTAGYYPGLKLTELIHLFAGLYNRPVNVNELLDTVNLRDKAGNKFKELSGGQKQRFSIATTLINNPKIIFLDEPTTGLDPQARRNLWDLIRSIRDRGTTVIITTHYMDEAEILCDRVAIIDTGRIISLASPDKLIDDLVDTGFERPKQVKKANLEDVFIQLTGKEWREG, from the coding sequence ATGGGCAACACGATTATTTCGGTAAAAAACCTGGTAAAAAAATACGGCGATTTTACAGCAGTCAACGGCATTAGTTTCGATGTGGAGGAAGGTGAAATATTTGGTTTGCTTGGCCCCAACGGTGCCGGTAAATCTACCACGCTGGAGATCATAGAAACCTTGCGTGAAAAGACCAGCGGCGAGGTGATCGTGGATGGATTTAACCTTGATACACAACCAAACGATATAAAAAAGATCATTGGTGTGCAATTGCAAACCGCAGGTTATTACCCGGGGTTAAAACTCACAGAACTCATACATCTTTTTGCAGGTTTATATAACCGCCCGGTGAATGTAAATGAGTTACTGGATACCGTAAACCTGCGGGACAAAGCGGGCAATAAATTCAAAGAGCTGAGTGGCGGACAGAAGCAACGTTTTTCAATAGCTACCACGCTTATCAATAACCCAAAAATCATTTTTCTGGATGAGCCCACTACCGGCCTTGACCCGCAGGCACGCAGAAACCTGTGGGATCTCATCCGCAGTATACGCGACCGCGGCACAACGGTGATCATTACCACGCATTACATGGACGAAGCCGAGATATTGTGCGATCGTGTGGCCATTATTGATACGGGCAGAATTATTTCCCTGGCCTCGCCTGATAAACTGATCGATGATCTTGTTGACACAGGATTTGAAAGACCAAAGCAGGTAAAGAAAGCCAACCTGGAAGATGTGTTTATACAGCTTACAGGTAAGGAGTGGAGAGAAGGATAA
- a CDS encoding YfiT family bacillithiol transferase has translation MFMQDDLRYPIGSYTPQPFSHRQKEAWLLDIKFLPGEMEIAVQNLDEDQLQTPYRDGGWTVHQLVHHVADSHMNAYIRFRLGLTEDNPTIKPYDENKWAQLNDVKTLPINISLTLLHALHQRWYNTIKELSEDEWERTVVHPEHGRKMSLWHLLGMYAWHGKHHLRHITALRERMGW, from the coding sequence ATGTTTATGCAAGATGATCTGCGCTACCCGATTGGCAGTTATACGCCGCAGCCTTTTTCGCACAGGCAAAAAGAGGCCTGGCTGCTGGACATAAAATTTCTGCCCGGCGAAATGGAGATAGCCGTACAAAACCTGGATGAGGACCAGTTGCAAACGCCTTACCGGGATGGTGGATGGACGGTGCACCAGCTTGTACACCATGTAGCAGACAGTCATATGAATGCTTACATCCGTTTCAGGCTGGGGCTTACTGAAGATAACCCTACTATAAAGCCTTATGATGAAAATAAATGGGCGCAACTGAATGATGTAAAGACTTTGCCCATCAACATTTCGCTGACGCTGCTGCATGCGTTGCATCAACGATGGTACAATACCATAAAAGAGCTAAGCGAAGATGAATGGGAGCGTACCGTTGTGCATCCTGAACACGGCAGGAAGATGAGCCTGTGGCACCTGCTGGGTATGTATGCATGGCATGGTAAACATCACCTGCGGCACATAACTGCACTGCGGGAAAGAATGGGGTGGTAG
- a CDS encoding NUDIX hydrolase, which translates to MGDLTWKTLSSEYLFREQWFTVRKDTCEKSDGKIVDNYYVFEFPEWATAVPVTTEGKVILVKQYRQALGEVCIEIPGGCVDDTDATPEDGIRRELLEETGYAFETVHYLGRISANPSTNSNLMHMFIALGGRKIQEQVLDHNEEIEVFEVTMEELLQLVEERRIVQSMHLSTIFYALRYLDKLKYT; encoded by the coding sequence ATGGGTGATTTAACATGGAAGACATTATCATCGGAATATTTGTTCAGGGAGCAATGGTTTACCGTTAGAAAAGATACCTGTGAGAAATCGGATGGTAAGATTGTAGACAATTACTATGTGTTTGAATTTCCTGAATGGGCAACGGCAGTGCCGGTAACAACAGAGGGCAAAGTAATTCTTGTAAAACAATACAGGCAGGCACTGGGAGAGGTTTGTATAGAGATACCCGGTGGCTGCGTAGATGATACAGACGCAACGCCGGAAGACGGTATACGCAGGGAACTGCTGGAGGAAACAGGCTATGCTTTTGAAACCGTGCATTACCTCGGGCGTATTTCTGCCAACCCCTCTACCAACAGCAATTTAATGCATATGTTTATTGCACTTGGTGGCAGAAAAATACAGGAACAGGTGCTTGACCATAATGAAGAAATAGAAGTATTTGAAGTGACGATGGAAGAACTTTTGCAACTGGTGGAAGAAAGACGCATTGTACAATCAATGCACCTCTCAACAATTTTTTATGCGCTCAGGTACCTGGATAAATTGAAATACACATAA
- a CDS encoding FG-GAP repeat domain-containing protein, with the protein MKRNHVITLLLASVITVTCTSQPAITFKKHIISATFVSEGVATGDVNNDGNTDILAGNYWYEAPSFKPHMLHADTVNPVPSYSTTFLNYTLDVNNDGWIDLIRFDQPGAECAWYENPQHKQGLWQKHLILAGAGNENPAFADVDGDGRNDIICNDTLAKEVIWLRAPVAPRDTAWQRTAISRNKNLGTHRYTHGLGFGDLDQDGKKDVLLKSGWWQSPVNPLTPDWTFTAADFGDDCANMFVLDADKDGDMDVITSSTHNYGIWWHEQKRSDSKTVWETHLISKQFSQSHALAMEDINGDGNPDLITGKRYKAHNGGDPGTDEPAVLYWFEYIPGRQPRWLPHEIDNNSGIGNSFAVTDLNKDGLPDIIVSNKKGVYYFEQSGK; encoded by the coding sequence ATGAAAAGAAACCACGTTATAACGCTTTTACTTGCATCAGTTATTACGGTTACCTGTACCAGTCAGCCCGCCATCACTTTTAAGAAACACATCATTAGTGCAACATTTGTATCCGAAGGTGTGGCAACGGGTGATGTAAACAATGATGGTAACACAGATATACTGGCCGGCAATTATTGGTACGAGGCTCCTTCCTTTAAACCACACATGTTACATGCAGATACCGTAAACCCTGTACCTTCTTACAGTACTACTTTTTTAAATTATACACTGGATGTAAATAATGACGGCTGGATAGATCTTATCCGTTTTGATCAGCCGGGAGCCGAATGCGCCTGGTACGAAAACCCGCAACACAAACAGGGGCTTTGGCAAAAACACCTGATCCTTGCCGGTGCCGGCAATGAAAACCCTGCCTTTGCAGATGTGGATGGTGATGGCCGGAATGATATTATTTGCAATGATACCCTCGCAAAAGAAGTGATCTGGCTCAGGGCACCTGTTGCTCCACGAGATACGGCCTGGCAGCGCACTGCCATAAGCCGTAACAAAAACCTGGGCACCCACCGTTACACGCATGGCCTCGGCTTTGGAGATCTTGACCAGGATGGCAAAAAAGATGTATTGCTGAAAAGTGGGTGGTGGCAATCACCTGTTAATCCTTTAACACCGGATTGGACTTTTACCGCCGCCGATTTTGGAGATGACTGCGCCAACATGTTTGTGCTCGATGCCGATAAAGATGGCGATATGGATGTGATCACTTCATCTACGCACAATTATGGTATATGGTGGCATGAACAAAAAAGATCTGACAGTAAAACGGTATGGGAAACGCACCTCATCAGCAAACAGTTTTCGCAGTCGCATGCATTGGCAATGGAAGATATAAACGGAGACGGCAACCCCGATCTTATTACCGGCAAGCGCTACAAAGCACACAACGGCGGAGACCCTGGTACAGATGAACCGGCCGTGTTGTACTGGTTTGAATACATACCCGGCCGGCAACCAAGGTGGCTACCACATGAGATAGACAATAACTCCGGTATTGGCAACAGCTTTGCAGTTACAGATCTGAATAAGGACGGGCTGCCGGATATCATTGTCTCCAATAAAAAAGGCGTGTATTATTTTGAGCAGTCAGGCAAATAA
- a CDS encoding pyridoxamine 5'-phosphate oxidase family protein, with amino-acid sequence MEQKTLRYISAKMKNIDICMFTTKSGRGRLLSRPMSNNGDVKYDGNSFFFTFQESQKVKDIQEDNAVNLGFTTKDNMYIAVSGKAKLIKSKTVMQEHWVDSLNEWFKDGVDTPGIVLIQVKANKITYWQKMKQGEIKL; translated from the coding sequence ATGGAACAGAAAACATTAAGGTATATCAGTGCCAAGATGAAAAACATTGACATCTGTATGTTTACCACCAAAAGCGGCAGAGGCAGGTTATTATCCAGACCAATGAGTAATAACGGTGACGTAAAATACGATGGCAATTCGTTCTTCTTCACTTTCCAGGAATCGCAAAAGGTTAAAGACATACAGGAAGACAATGCTGTAAATCTTGGCTTTACCACCAAAGACAATATGTACATCGCAGTCTCCGGCAAAGCAAAACTCATTAAATCTAAAACAGTAATGCAGGAGCATTGGGTTGATTCTTTGAACGAATGGTTTAAAGACGGCGTAGATACACCGGGCATCGTGTTGATACAGGTAAAAGCCAATAAGATTACATACTGGCAAAAGATGAAACAGGGAGAGATTAAACTATAA
- a CDS encoding pentapeptide repeat-containing protein gives MEYQDKTFDKIFFKETGFTRAEYDNCVFNNCDLSETNLSGSLFIDCIFDGCNLSLAKLGDTIFRDVVFKACKMFGLRFDDCNAFGLQFSFDHCLLNHSSFYKTRIKQTNFSHTQLHGVDFTATDLTACIFNECDFRDANFDETILERADLTTAYNYAFDPEKNKIKKASFSAPAVLALLGKYDIRIKG, from the coding sequence ATGGAATACCAGGACAAAACTTTTGACAAGATCTTTTTTAAAGAAACCGGTTTTACCAGGGCGGAGTATGATAATTGTGTGTTTAATAACTGCGACCTTTCTGAAACAAATCTTAGCGGAAGCCTTTTTATAGATTGTATTTTTGACGGGTGCAACCTAAGCCTTGCCAAACTGGGTGATACCATTTTCAGGGATGTGGTATTTAAGGCATGCAAGATGTTTGGTCTGCGGTTCGACGATTGTAACGCTTTTGGATTGCAGTTCTCGTTTGATCACTGCCTGCTTAACCACTCTTCTTTTTACAAAACCAGGATTAAACAAACAAATTTCTCACACACGCAACTGCACGGGGTAGACTTTACAGCCACAGATCTTACAGCATGTATTTTCAACGAATGCGATTTTAGAGATGCAAATTTTGACGAGACGATTCTTGAAAGAGCTGATCTCACCACCGCTTACAATTATGCTTTTGACCCCGAAAAGAATAAAATAAAAAAAGCAAGCTTTTCTGCGCCTGCTGTGCTGGCCTTACTGGGCAAATACGATATCAGGATAAAAGGATAG
- a CDS encoding DinB family protein, translated as MKYTINDGFPYYIELVEGKDYKKLFAQKTGIHWFRTINEQQSQYTYEPGKWTVKQIIGHIADHERIMMYRALRFSRKDQTLLAGYNQELFVANSSYNALAFEHIVDDLENVRNATNSFIHSLTTEQLQLTGTAWKYELTVEDFLKATIGHELHHINVLREKYRL; from the coding sequence ATGAAATACACAATAAACGATGGCTTTCCTTACTATATAGAACTGGTGGAAGGCAAAGACTATAAAAAATTATTTGCACAAAAAACGGGCATACACTGGTTTAGAACGATCAATGAACAGCAGTCTCAATACACGTACGAGCCTGGCAAATGGACTGTAAAACAAATCATTGGTCATATAGCAGATCATGAACGCATCATGATGTACCGCGCCCTGCGTTTTAGCCGTAAAGACCAGACCCTGCTGGCCGGCTACAACCAGGAACTTTTTGTAGCAAACAGCTCTTACAATGCGCTGGCTTTTGAACATATTGTAGATGACCTGGAGAATGTACGCAATGCAACCAACAGCTTTATCCATTCGCTTACAACCGAGCAATTGCAGCTTACCGGCACAGCCTGGAAATACGAGCTTACAGTAGAAGATTTTCTCAAAGCAACCATTGGCCACGAGCTGCACCACATCAACGTTTTGCGGGAAAAATACCGGCTTTAA